A genomic stretch from Aedes albopictus strain Foshan chromosome 2, AalbF5, whole genome shotgun sequence includes:
- the LOC109401270 gene encoding phospholipid scramblase 1 isoform X4, which translates to MTIPQGIPNCPPGLEYLTSIDQLLVHQKVELLEAFTGFETANKYTVKNTLGQKVYWAVEDTDCCTRNCCGPARPFDMKVLDYYQNEVLHFNRPLRCSSCCFPCCLQTLEVSAPPGNVIGTVEQDWSIFTPQFSIKDQSGNTVLRIEGPFCTFSICGDVEFKVVATNGSQVGKISKQWSGFAREAFTDSDHFGINFPMDLDVRVKATLLGCLFLIDYMFFEKSGNKESDRPGMF; encoded by the exons ATGACTATTCCGCAAGGAATACCGAATTGTCCTCCAGGCTTGGAATACCTTACGTCCATTGACCAGCTGCTGGTGCACCAGAAGGTCGAGCTGCTCGAAGCATTCACCGGTTTCGAGACGGCCAACAAGTACACCGTCAAAAATACCCTCGGCCAGAAGGTGTACTGGGCCGTGGAGGATACCGATTGTTGCACCAGAAACTGCTGTGGCCCCGCTCGGCCATTCGACATGAAAGTGCTGGACTACTACCAAAACGAGGTGCTGCACTTCAATCGACCGTTGCGTTGTTCGTCCTGTTGTTTCCCCTGTTGTTTGCAAACGTTGGAAGTGTCGGCACCACCCGGCAATGTGATTGGAACCGTTGAACAGGACTGGTCAATCTTTACGCCCCAGTTCAGCATCAAGGACCAGTCTGGCAATACAGTGCTTCGAATCGAAGGGCCTTTTTGTACGTTCAGCATTTGTGGTGATGTAGAATTTAAG GTCGTTGCTACTAACGGTAGTCAGGTCGGTAAGATATCAAAACAATGGTCAGGTTTCGCTCGCGAAGCATTCACTGATTCGGACCACTTCGGGATCAATTTTCCTATGGATCTAGATGTTAGGGTCAAGGCTACTCTATTGGGATGTCTGTTTCTGATT GATTACATGTTCTTTGAAAAGTCTGGCAACAAAGAATCAGACCGTCCAGGAATGTTTTAA